The following coding sequences are from one Arthrobacter crystallopoietes window:
- the rph gene encoding ribonuclease PH, giving the protein MTSVDSSSALPAAIVRADGRAPDQLRPISITRGWSNQAEGSALIEFGNTRVLCTASLTQGVPRWLKGEGRGWVTAEYAMLPRATNTRSDRESVKGKIGGRTHEISRLIGRSLRSIIDLKALGENTIVLDCDVLQADGGTRTAAITGAYVALADALRWAKENKLVGRNAQPLIDTVAAVSVGIIDGVPMLDLPYVEDVRAETDMNVVVTGSGKFVEVQGTAEGAPFDRDELNALLDLALAGTVELAQIQRETLGESA; this is encoded by the coding sequence ATGACTTCAGTTGACTCGAGCTCTGCCCTGCCCGCCGCCATCGTCCGTGCCGATGGGCGCGCGCCGGACCAGCTGCGGCCCATCAGCATTACCCGGGGCTGGTCCAACCAGGCCGAAGGCTCGGCGCTGATCGAATTCGGCAACACCCGGGTACTGTGTACCGCATCCCTGACGCAAGGCGTACCGCGCTGGCTCAAGGGCGAGGGCCGCGGCTGGGTCACCGCCGAATACGCCATGCTGCCCCGGGCCACCAACACCCGCTCCGACCGCGAATCCGTCAAGGGCAAGATCGGCGGCCGCACCCACGAGATTTCGCGGCTCATCGGCCGTTCCTTGCGCTCCATCATTGACCTCAAGGCCCTGGGCGAAAACACGATCGTGCTGGACTGCGATGTCCTGCAGGCCGACGGCGGAACCCGTACCGCGGCGATCACCGGAGCGTATGTGGCGCTGGCCGACGCGCTGCGCTGGGCCAAGGAAAACAAGCTGGTGGGCCGCAACGCCCAGCCGCTGATCGATACGGTGGCAGCCGTCAGTGTGGGGATCATCGACGGCGTGCCCATGCTCGATCTGCCCTACGTGGAAGACGTGCGCGCCGAGACGGACATGAACGTCGTCGTTACCGGATCCGGCAAGTTCGTCGAAGTCCAGGGCACCGCCGAGGGCGCGCCGTTTGACCGGGATGAACTGAACGCCCTGCTGGATCTCGCCCTCGCCGGCACCGTCGAGCTCGCGCAGATCCAGCGCGAGACGCTGGGGGAGAGCGCATGA